One segment of Desulfosudis oleivorans Hxd3 DNA contains the following:
- a CDS encoding GGDEF domain-containing protein — MISVFQKGDTRQALRIRRTLMAVASYLFIGAGCYLGVHLGYARDLELSVILIITTGVSGIYLIILTMMYKGINERFRDPSLTLFQILCGIMFITLIAYYMVDRIRGTASVLYILAFMFGTFRLRLKDLLVLTGITGGLYAGAMALLHSSDPGAVDPQLEVMRWVILMMALVWVSYMANYISKLRRHITRLATHDALTGVLSRREIFEVLGREKAFSDRAGTPFSLCMLDLDDFKQMNDTYGHQAGDAVLQSFARALKDNTRATDYVGRYGGEEFMVVFSNFQCLDSRASGVQRLLAATRNICLPDISPDLRITTSIGIAAYQPGESPDALLARADAALYEAKENGKDRAVFKEPGTD, encoded by the coding sequence ATGATCAGCGTTTTCCAAAAAGGTGATACCAGGCAGGCATTGCGAATACGCCGGACGTTGATGGCTGTTGCCAGTTATCTGTTCATCGGTGCGGGATGTTACCTGGGTGTTCATTTAGGATATGCCCGGGATCTGGAACTCAGCGTTATTTTGATCATCACGACGGGGGTGTCGGGTATCTACCTCATCATACTGACGATGATGTATAAAGGCATTAATGAACGGTTCCGTGACCCCAGCCTCACACTGTTCCAGATTTTATGCGGCATTATGTTTATCACACTTATTGCCTACTACATGGTCGACCGGATACGCGGGACCGCCTCGGTTCTTTATATCCTGGCATTCATGTTCGGCACCTTCCGGCTCCGGCTGAAGGATTTGCTGGTACTTACGGGCATAACCGGCGGGCTTTATGCCGGGGCCATGGCGTTGCTGCATTCTTCGGATCCCGGGGCGGTTGATCCCCAGCTGGAGGTCATGCGGTGGGTCATATTGATGATGGCCCTGGTCTGGGTTTCCTATATGGCCAACTACATCTCCAAGCTCCGGCGGCACATCACCCGTCTTGCCACTCATGACGCCCTGACCGGGGTGTTGAGCAGAAGAGAGATTTTCGAGGTGCTGGGCAGGGAAAAAGCCTTTTCAGACCGGGCGGGTACCCCGTTTTCGCTGTGCATGCTTGACCTGGACGATTTTAAGCAGATGAATGACACTTACGGTCATCAGGCCGGCGATGCGGTGCTCCAGTCCTTTGCCCGGGCCTTGAAAGACAATACACGGGCCACGGATTATGTGGGACGGTATGGTGGGGAGGAGTTTATGGTGGTGTTTTCCAACTTCCAGTGCCTGGACAGCAGGGCAAGTGGTGTCCAACGGCTGCTGGCCGCCACACGGAATATTTGCCTGCCGGATATTTCCCCGGATTTGAGAATCACCACATCAATCGGTATTGCCGCCTACCAGCCGGGCGAATCCCCGGATGCGCTGCTTGCAAGGGCGGATGCCGCGCTTTATGAAGCCAAGGAAAACGGCAAGGACCGGGCCGTTTTCAAAGAGCCGGGGACCGATTAA
- a CDS encoding PHP domain-containing protein yields MACRETRRIDLHVHSTASDGTLTPLEIVKKSEQAGLAALSITDHDTVAGCRPVLEAALPASLKFLTGVEISAAYPASCSLSGSLHVLGYDIDIHDTALNHGLERLQTARNQRTPKILEQLNRLGMDISMAETAAFAGGGQVGRAHIAQAMKARGVVRSIREAFDRYLGKNKPAYVDKERIPCDRAIALIRQAGGVAVLAHPFLVDTPDDKALESLVSTLVDMGMQGIEALYPQHTKKQTAFYKDLARRYNLLITGGTDFHGDLNSEVALGKATGNFYVDYELYEKLIAVTRHQL; encoded by the coding sequence TTGGCCTGTAGAGAAACACGGCGAATCGACCTCCATGTTCATTCCACAGCGTCGGACGGCACACTGACGCCTCTTGAAATTGTAAAAAAATCGGAGCAGGCCGGCCTGGCAGCCCTTTCCATCACCGACCATGACACGGTGGCGGGGTGCAGGCCGGTGCTTGAAGCCGCCCTGCCCGCTTCCCTGAAGTTTTTAACCGGCGTGGAGATCAGCGCCGCCTACCCCGCGTCATGCTCCCTTTCCGGAAGCCTTCACGTTCTGGGTTATGATATCGATATTCATGACACAGCCCTGAACCATGGCCTGGAAAGGCTCCAGACAGCCAGAAACCAGCGCACCCCAAAGATTCTTGAACAGCTCAACCGGCTGGGCATGGATATTTCAATGGCCGAAACAGCCGCCTTTGCCGGCGGCGGCCAGGTGGGCCGGGCCCATATCGCCCAGGCCATGAAAGCCCGGGGCGTGGTCCGATCCATTCGTGAGGCCTTTGACCGCTACCTGGGAAAGAATAAGCCCGCCTACGTGGATAAAGAGCGAATTCCCTGTGACAGGGCCATCGCCCTTATTCGTCAGGCCGGCGGGGTGGCGGTTCTGGCCCATCCCTTTCTTGTTGACACACCGGATGACAAAGCATTGGAATCGCTGGTGAGTACGCTTGTGGACATGGGCATGCAGGGAATTGAGGCCCTCTATCCCCAGCACACGAAAAAACAGACCGCGTTTTACAAAGACCTTGCCCGGCGCTACAATCTGCTGATCACCGGGGGCACCGATTTTCACGGGGACCTGAACAGTGAAGTCGCCCTTGGCAAGGCCACGGGAAATTTTTACGTCGATTATGAACTCTATGAAAAACTGATCGCCGTTACCCGGCATCAACTATAA
- a CDS encoding elongator complex protein 3 produces the protein MTTGQRPFIVPVFLPHAGCPHRCVFCDQDAITGQKASLTADDLHDHVHRYLQYRGDNRGHAQIAFYGGNFLGLERESLTQMLHAASAFVDQGLVQAIRFSTRPDTITQKNLDLLKDYPVTTVEVGVQSMDDRVLEKARRGHTAEQSTAALLLLKQAGYETGAQLMTGLPGDDGRVSIETAKKVAVLKPDFARIYPTLVITGSPLARHYRQGEYMPQTLDAAVAVATTMCLTLESQGITVIRMGLQPSEELADSATLLAGPYHPAFGHLVRSEILFDRVSSLIADRQISPGADLTLAIHPRQASALRGQKNANLARLKKRFDLKSIRILEDPALAEDQTICQ, from the coding sequence ATGACCACAGGGCAGCGGCCCTTTATTGTTCCGGTTTTTCTCCCCCACGCAGGATGCCCCCACCGGTGCGTGTTCTGCGACCAGGACGCCATCACCGGACAAAAAGCATCGCTGACCGCCGACGATCTGCACGACCATGTACACCGTTATCTGCAATACAGGGGCGACAACCGGGGCCATGCGCAGATCGCGTTTTACGGGGGCAACTTTCTCGGTCTTGAAAGAGAATCCCTTACGCAGATGCTCCATGCGGCTTCTGCTTTTGTCGATCAGGGCCTGGTCCAGGCTATCCGTTTTTCCACCCGGCCCGACACCATCACCCAAAAAAACCTTGACCTGCTGAAAGACTATCCGGTGACCACGGTCGAGGTGGGGGTGCAGTCCATGGATGACCGGGTGCTTGAAAAGGCAAGGCGGGGCCACACCGCCGAACAGTCCACAGCCGCCCTTCTGCTTTTAAAGCAGGCCGGATACGAAACCGGGGCACAGCTCATGACCGGGCTTCCCGGTGACGACGGCCGGGTTTCCATTGAAACCGCCAAAAAGGTGGCGGTCCTTAAACCTGATTTTGCCAGAATTTACCCCACCCTGGTGATCACGGGAAGCCCCCTGGCCCGGCACTACCGGCAGGGAGAATATATGCCCCAGACCCTTGATGCGGCCGTGGCCGTTGCCACGACCATGTGCCTGACACTGGAAAGTCAGGGGATCACCGTGATCCGCATGGGGCTTCAGCCTTCCGAAGAACTGGCCGACAGTGCCACCCTGCTGGCCGGCCCCTATCACCCGGCCTTTGGCCACCTGGTGCGCTCGGAAATCCTGTTTGACCGGGTTTCGTCTCTTATCGCCGACCGGCAGATCTCTCCCGGCGCCGACCTGACACTGGCAATTCATCCCCGCCAGGCTTCTGCTCTGCGGGGCCAGAAAAACGCCAACCTTGCCCGCCTGAAAAAGAGGTTTGACCTGAAGTCGATTCGCATCCTGGAAGACCCGGCACTGGCGGAGGATCAAACCATCTGCCAATAA
- the rnc gene encoding ribonuclease III: MNTTLLEQHLVYRFTDTGLLAKALRHSSYVNEQADPAMEDNERLEFLGDAALSLCIGHLLMARFPELSEGDLSQTRAGLVNAGWLADIGRSMNLGEYVLLGKGEEQTNGRNKDSILANAVEALLGAIYLDGGFDAVMAVVRHKFENDIEALAALDMNRNYKSLLQELTQATDGKAPTYEIIDETGPDHDKTFHCRVSAGDIQAEGSGKNKKTAQQDAAHKALALIKGEPLP, from the coding sequence ATGAACACCACACTGCTCGAACAACACCTGGTGTACCGGTTCACCGACACCGGCCTGCTGGCAAAGGCCCTTCGGCACAGCTCCTATGTGAATGAACAGGCCGACCCCGCCATGGAGGACAACGAGCGCCTTGAATTTCTCGGAGACGCTGCCCTCTCCCTGTGCATCGGCCACCTGCTGATGGCCCGGTTTCCCGAGCTCTCCGAGGGGGACCTCTCCCAGACACGGGCCGGTCTGGTCAATGCCGGCTGGCTGGCGGATATCGGCCGTTCCATGAACCTGGGGGAATATGTTCTGCTGGGCAAAGGAGAAGAGCAGACCAATGGCCGGAACAAGGACTCCATTCTGGCCAACGCGGTTGAGGCACTGCTGGGCGCCATTTATCTGGACGGCGGTTTTGACGCGGTGATGGCCGTGGTGCGGCACAAGTTTGAAAACGATATCGAGGCCCTGGCGGCCCTGGACATGAACCGGAACTACAAGAGCCTGCTTCAGGAGCTGACCCAGGCCACTGACGGCAAGGCCCCGACTTATGAAATCATTGACGAAACCGGGCCGGACCACGACAAGACCTTCCACTGCCGGGTTTCCGCCGGCGACATTCAGGCCGAAGGATCCGGGAAAAACAAAAAAACGGCCCAGCAGGATGCGGCCCACAAGGCCCTGGCCCTGATCAAAGGGGAACCCCTCCCATGA
- the dksA gene encoding RNA polymerase-binding protein DksA yields the protein MKKKDVDYFKELLTKRLNELLEQADGTVSDMTSDEETFPDPTDRASHESERNFTLRIRDREHKLIKKIKKALERIENGTFGVCESCEEEIGVERLKARPVTTQCIKCKTKEEEMEKVLGL from the coding sequence ATGAAGAAAAAAGATGTCGACTACTTCAAGGAACTTCTTACCAAACGGTTGAACGAGCTGCTGGAGCAGGCCGATGGTACGGTATCCGACATGACCAGTGACGAAGAGACCTTTCCGGACCCAACGGACCGGGCATCGCACGAATCCGAGCGCAACTTCACGCTGCGGATACGGGACAGGGAGCACAAGCTGATCAAAAAAATCAAAAAGGCCCTGGAACGAATCGAAAACGGGACCTTTGGCGTCTGTGAATCCTGCGAGGAAGAGATCGGCGTGGAACGGCTGAAGGCACGGCCGGTCACCACCCAGTGCATCAAGTGCAAGACCAAAGAGGAGGAGATGGAGAAGGTTCTTGGCCTGTAG
- a CDS encoding propionyl-CoA synthetase yields MTNPYEDAFQRSITDPEGFWGEIAQDVHWYKRWDQVLDSSNKPLYRWFVGGKLNTCYNALDYHVDDRGRGDRIALIYDSPVTHTIQKYTYAELRDTVARFAGVLAGRGVGKGDRVVIYMPMIPEAAIAMLACARIGAIHSVVFGGFAAKELATRINDSQPKVVVSASCGIEGQRIIAYKPLLDEAIQIASAKPEHCIIFQRPQQEAALVHGRDIEWSAAMAVASAVDCVPVAATDPLYILYTSGTTGQPKGVVRDNGGHVVALKWTMKAIYDVDEDDVWWAASDVGWVVGHSYIVYAPLFKGCTTILFEGKPVGTPDAGVFWRIISEHKVKCMFTAPTAYRAIRREDPDARLIKDYDLSHFKALFLAGERSDPATIQWSEKHLGTPVIDHWWQTETGWAIAANCMGLHRFPVKYGSPTKAVPGWDVRVLDDENRDLPAGTIGALSVKLPLPPGTLPTLWQNDQRYIEAYLTEYPGYYKTADAGMIDEDGYIYVMSRTDDIINVAGHRLSTGAMEEVLAGLPDVAECAVLGVEDALKGQVPVGFLVLNAATVREPNEIIQDAVQQVRKQIGPVAAFKMAAIVKRLPKTRSGKILRGTIQKIADNREFSIPATIDDPQIIDEIKASLEALGLAGKKK; encoded by the coding sequence ATGACGAATCCGTACGAAGACGCTTTTCAGCGCTCCATTACTGACCCGGAGGGGTTTTGGGGAGAAATTGCCCAGGATGTCCACTGGTATAAAAGGTGGGACCAGGTGCTGGACAGTTCCAATAAACCGCTTTACCGCTGGTTTGTGGGCGGAAAATTGAATACCTGTTACAATGCTCTGGATTATCATGTGGATGACCGGGGCAGGGGCGATCGAATCGCGCTGATTTACGACAGCCCGGTGACCCATACCATTCAAAAATATACATACGCCGAACTCCGTGACACCGTGGCACGGTTTGCCGGTGTCCTGGCCGGTCGGGGGGTGGGCAAGGGTGACCGGGTGGTGATCTATATGCCCATGATTCCCGAGGCGGCCATAGCCATGCTGGCCTGCGCCCGCATCGGTGCCATCCACTCGGTGGTGTTCGGCGGGTTTGCCGCCAAAGAGCTGGCGACCCGGATCAATGACTCTCAACCAAAGGTCGTTGTTTCCGCGTCGTGCGGGATCGAAGGCCAGCGAATTATCGCTTACAAACCGCTGCTGGACGAAGCCATCCAGATCGCATCCGCCAAACCGGAGCATTGTATTATTTTTCAGAGACCTCAGCAGGAAGCCGCGCTGGTCCACGGTCGGGATATTGAATGGAGCGCGGCCATGGCAGTTGCGTCAGCGGTGGATTGTGTCCCGGTGGCGGCCACCGATCCTTTGTATATTCTTTATACCTCCGGTACAACCGGTCAGCCCAAGGGGGTGGTCCGGGACAACGGCGGCCATGTGGTGGCCCTTAAGTGGACCATGAAAGCCATCTACGACGTTGATGAAGATGATGTCTGGTGGGCAGCCTCTGATGTTGGCTGGGTTGTCGGCCATTCTTATATCGTGTACGCCCCGCTTTTCAAGGGCTGCACCACGATATTGTTCGAGGGCAAGCCTGTCGGCACACCGGACGCCGGTGTCTTCTGGCGGATTATCTCCGAGCACAAGGTCAAGTGCATGTTTACCGCACCTACGGCCTATCGGGCCATCCGCCGGGAGGACCCTGACGCCAGGCTGATAAAAGACTACGACCTGTCGCATTTCAAGGCCCTTTTCCTGGCCGGTGAACGGTCTGACCCGGCCACCATTCAATGGTCGGAAAAGCACCTGGGCACGCCGGTCATCGACCACTGGTGGCAGACGGAAACCGGCTGGGCCATTGCGGCCAATTGCATGGGGCTTCATCGGTTTCCGGTCAAATATGGCTCTCCCACCAAGGCCGTGCCGGGCTGGGATGTCCGGGTTCTGGATGATGAAAACAGGGATCTGCCCGCGGGTACGATCGGTGCCCTTTCGGTAAAACTGCCGCTGCCGCCCGGCACCCTGCCCACCCTGTGGCAGAACGACCAACGGTATATAGAAGCCTACCTCACGGAATATCCGGGATATTACAAAACAGCGGATGCCGGCATGATCGACGAAGACGGTTATATTTATGTCATGAGCCGTACGGATGATATTATCAACGTGGCCGGTCACCGGTTATCCACCGGGGCCATGGAGGAAGTGCTGGCTGGCCTTCCAGACGTGGCCGAATGCGCTGTTCTGGGTGTGGAAGATGCCTTGAAAGGGCAGGTACCGGTTGGGTTTCTGGTTTTAAATGCTGCAACGGTCCGTGAGCCGAACGAAATTATTCAGGATGCTGTTCAGCAGGTACGCAAGCAGATCGGTCCGGTGGCCGCGTTTAAGATGGCCGCCATAGTTAAACGCCTGCCCAAGACCCGTTCCGGAAAGATCCTTCGCGGCACCATTCAGAAGATTGCCGATAACCGGGAATTTTCCATTCCGGCCACCATTGACGACCCTCAGATTATTGACGAGATCAAGGCATCTCTGGAGGCCCTGGGCCTGGCCGGGAAAAAGAAGTAG